The segment TTTTCGGCCCTGCGCTTGATGAAGTTTGCAGACGCACCAATCCGGAACGGGATGAAACGCCGCTGGAGccagagagagagggagaacaTGAGGAAGAGGTGTTGAGTTGGGTAGCAGCCGGGGTTGGTTTCGTACCTGGTATTATCTTTGGATTTACGATTGGATGCATGCTGATTTCTTACAGACCAGAGTGGTTCGTCAACATTTTTGGCCCAAGCAGACGCAGAAGGGCAAGCACCACAGCTCGTTAAAAAAAGTAATGTTCTGAATATgcgaaaaaatatattttaattaaataattcaGATGAATGAATAAACGGGATTAGTACTTGGTAATTGCTTTCTGTTTGTAGAACCTTCATAAACCCAAGTTGAAGAGTCTCAAAGAATAAAATCAAGCAACCAAACATAATGGACTGAAGAGAAAGAAGCTTGgggagcaaaaaaaaaatacacttataaAATATGCAAAAATATAGCTaggtaaatattttaaataaatcaagCAACCATttcaaagtttttattttactcTCAAGATTTATATTTGCTCATTTTTTGTATGTGTAATCTTGATTCCAATTATATACGCATGTGGTTTTCATATTGATGATTACTACATCGGTAAATAGAATAGTAAGTTGTAATAACAGTAAGCTTGAAGAAAATCCCCAAACTTGAAGATCCGGCTCAGTGCTCAATCACTGGACTTAAGGTAGAGAAACAATATAACTATGACATTTCCTGTTAATGGCAGAGCATACCTTAGACACACGCGAACTTCAGGTCATAACTTTGGATTACAGAAGAGAATGTCAACAAAACAATGTTGTGGATTGACTCACCACCTCAGATATTGATGATACGAATGGCTCTGCACATCAGGCATACAGGATTGTCTGGAGATGCCTGAGAAGATGGTCAGGAGATCAACCGGGGGACAACCCTGTGGAGAAAGAAGCCCTCCAGATAGAAAAAAGCCATTTTGTTCTCAAGTTTCTAAGGTTGTCTCATTTTTTTAGAAACACCAAACGAATCAAGGGACCAATCATTTTCAATTTCACAAAGAACTCTTTGGTTATTTGATTAAAACAAGTTACATGATTGATAACAGATTCTGCCTATTACAAAGTCTCGTAAaattccaaacaattttgatataaataaaataaacagagaactggtaaaagaaaaacagagtaaagaTACCTTGAGAGTACTCCTATGTCAAAGCTTCTCAGTTAATCTAATCATGAAAGAGTTAACAGCAGAAGCATCTAAGACGATCCACGAAGACTCAAACAGCTCATGAAAGTAATCAGCTCTACTCTCTTGAGCTGCTTTTCTAAACGCATTACCAAACGCATTCCCTCTTACTGCACCAAGTCTCGGCTTCCCACAAACTCCAACCACAAGTATCTTCCCTAATTGCTGAGATGCGCAGGCACATAGCATCGGTTTCATCCTAGCTCCTTTCTCCCTCAAAGCATCCATTAGAAAGTAACAGAACTTTGTCAAAGCCTGAGGATATCCCAAATACTTAGCGTCAATGGAATCCTCAACCTTCACCCATCTGAACTTCCTTCCACTTCTGATGCATCCGGTCTTGGTGATTGCTGCGCTTCCTTGTCTTAGAATCGCTCTTTGAACCTTGATTGCTTGCTGCATCCCGGAACGAAGCTTATCAAGATTGTTCAACGACAAAGCATCATAAGCCTCTCCAAACTGCTGCGAAGCAGAGGAGCCACCTGAACCAAGAAACGATTCAAGAAGCGCTGTAATCCCGTAGACAACATCAGCGGCAGAGACCCTTGAGCTGTATCCATGAAGCCGCAGGAAACTCCTGTAGTAGAAATCGTTTAGACCATACTCAGGCAAAAACCGATCAAACTCTTGCTTCATTTTCCTCTTCACCTCGTTGTTCATGTAAGGAAACTTCTGCTGGCACTCGATAAGCGCAAACCCCATACGCGCCAGAAGAAGCTTAAGCTTCTTGATCCCGTTATCACTCCACGTCTTGAGCTTCGTCGCGATGTACGAGGAACAGAGCATGGAGTCAAACAAGTTCCACTCTCTCAGCAGCATAAGCCTAGGCTCTTCTTCGTAAGAGATTCTCGAACAGTCCGGTGCTCGAACCTTGGTTCCGTCTTTCAAAGTAACGGAAGTGACCTTGTCTATGTTCCCGGAGCTGTTGATGTGTTGCTCAAGCTCCATCACCGCAGCTTGGTATCTCTCGTCGGTTAGCCTCTCGTGAACGAACTGATCAGTCAAGGAAACACAAGCCAGCCACAGAAGCTCGTTAGTGTTCTTCCTCAACATATGAGACAGCTCAAAAAGCAAACACCCGGATGGCTTCCCGTGGAAAGTCCCCATCTTGTAGTAATCCCTCTTTAGCTTCTTGAAAAGCTTCacaccatcatcatcacccgTCTTCCTCCTCTTACTTGGCCTATCACCATCTCCATCAtcactctcttcctcctcctcctcctcttcctcttcatcacTTTCCTCTTCACTTTCACTCCCATCTCCTCTCTCTTGATGCATCTGATAACTCTCGTTAGCCAACTTCAACACATGGAAATCATAAGCGAGATCCGCTTGcctctcatcatcatcagtgTGAAGCACAACAACCCTCTCATTGCCATCGCTGAGGTTATGCAAATGAATAGGCCTATGACTATCCACCACAAAGACACGAGCTTTAGGACCTAGCTTAAGCACTAGCCTCAAATCACGGTGACAGCCCCAGTTAATCAAAAGTATAGTCACGGGAGTCTCGGAGGAAGAACAGAGGCCAGGACCCGCGTACTTGTGGATCTCGAGAAACGACGAGACGGGGAAACAGGAGTACTGGATCGAATCGGATTCGAGGATGTGAGTGATGACCTTGAGGGCGCAGATCGAGTCGACGTCGGATGAGGAAGGGAATATCAGAAGAGGGTTCTGTGAACCGGAGGAAGCGGCTGATTCGCGGAGCTTGGCGTAAAAGGATTCTACTTTCATGATCCTCACCATGTCCGTGAAATTGGGTTTCGCGCAAAACTTGGATTCGGATTGTGAAGGGGAAAAGCCCTAAATCGAACCCTAATTTGTGTGGAATCTACCCAAAGCAGTGCCCAGAATAGGAttaagagagagggagagaagaAACCAAAGCTAAAGTACCTGAGATTCGAGTTCTGTTTAAAGACAATCACATCAACAAAATGAACAAAGatggagagagatagagagagagagagagtgtgtgtgtgtgaggaagatgaagatctGGTAGAGGTATATGTTCTTCTGctattgaaatgtttttttttagtatttttgggggttaaaatctttaaatttcGAAATGTTTTTGATCGACCGCCAAAACTTTGACGTTGGCGCAGGAGGGAAAGATCCAAAAAATTTGGGTATTTTTGTGGATCGCATCTGTAGACTAGGAGTGATCCGGACCATCCGTTTATACAACTTGCCATAAAAGTTAaatgttcattttttttcaGACACTTGCGACTAATCAAAAGTTAAAGTAGCAAA is part of the Raphanus sativus cultivar WK10039 chromosome 5, ASM80110v3, whole genome shotgun sequence genome and harbors:
- the LOC108863433 gene encoding uncharacterized protein LOC108863433, translated to MVRIMKVESFYAKLRESAASSGSQNPLLIFPSSSDVDSICALKVITHILESDSIQYSCFPVSSFLEIHKYAGPGLCSSSETPVTILLINWGCHRDLRLVLKLGPKARVFVVDSHRPIHLHNLSDGNERVVVLHTDDDERQADLAYDFHVLKLANESYQMHQERGDGSESEEESDEEEEEEEEEESDDGDGDRPSKRRKTGDDDGVKLFKKLKRDYYKMGTFHGKPSGCLLFELSHMLRKNTNELLWLACVSLTDQFVHERLTDERYQAAVMELEQHINSSGNIDKVTSVTLKDGTKVRAPDCSRISYEEEPRLMLLREWNLFDSMLCSSYIATKLKTWSDNGIKKLKLLLARMGFALIECQQKFPYMNNEVKRKMKQEFDRFLPEYGLNDFYYRSFLRLHGYSSRVSAADVVYGITALLESFLGSGGSSASQQFGEAYDALSLNNLDKLRSGMQQAIKVQRAILRQGSAAITKTGCIRSGRKFRWVKVEDSIDAKYLGYPQALTKFCYFLMDALREKGARMKPMLCACASQQLGKILVVGVCGKPRLGAVRGNAFGNAFRKAAQESRADYFHELFESSWIVLDASAVNSFMIRLTEKL